The following proteins are encoded in a genomic region of Fusarium keratoplasticum isolate Fu6.1 chromosome 9, whole genome shotgun sequence:
- a CDS encoding MFS domain-containing protein, protein MNALRQRLPAPRQDQAARKARKQGGDAPAKDSYEPSRMAQLAGDAPPWYHSAARRRLYFLLFPAAVVSYATSGYDGSMMNSLQTVSYWDDFFDNPRGAQLGLMSSIMSLGSICSTPIAPYVADRFGRRWGITVGSIIMIIGAVLQCESVNFAMFVVSRFILGFGLSFATTSAPSLVSELSHPKDRVTVTAICNTCWFLGSIAAAWITFGTRRIPSTWSWRLPSLLQMAPSLIQLSTIWFLPESPRWLMSKDRGDEALAALKQYHGDGNETELVRCEYEEIRAAIDNEKLSGATTWKSMVSTSGNRYRMFLVLCMGFMSQWSGNGLIAYYLSRVMDTVGITNKNIQALVNGLINVWNFALALTTAFFVERVGRRPLFRASTLGMLTVFTAWTIASAEFDKTGAKAAGIAVMALIFVFQMFYCIAFSPLPVAYSVEVLPYSIRAKGMATYVFSTKCAVFVNQYVNPIGLDDIGWKYYLVYVAILAVESFIAYGWFLETKGKALEEIAVIFDGEAADVRVTDLKNDGVVEQDENVERKV, encoded by the exons ATGAATGCCCTCCGTCAACGCCTCCCAGCCCCCCGGCAGGACCAAGCAGCCCGCAAAGCACGCAAGCAAGGCGGCGATGCCCCAGCCAAGGACTCGTACGAGCCCTCTCGCATGGCCCAGCTCGCAGGGGATGCACCACCATGGTATCACTCCGCAGCCCGTCGACGGCTCTactttctcctctttccaGCAGCCGTCGTCTCCTACGCAACCAGCGG ATACGATGGTAGCATGATGAATTCTCTCCAGACGGTCTCCTACTGGGACGACTTCTTCGACAACCCACGAGGCGCCCAGCTCGGCCTCATgagctccatcatgtcccTCGGATCCATCTGCTCCACCCCCATCGCCCCCTACGTCGCCGACAGGTTTGGCCGCCGCTGGGGAATCACCGTCGGCAGCATTATCATGATCATCGGGGCGGTCCTCCAGTGCGAGAGCGTCAACTTTGCCATGTTTGTCGTCAGTAGGTTCATCCTAGGATTCGGGCTGTCGTTTGCGACTACTTCTGCACCCAGTCTCGTCTCTGAGCTTTCGCACCCCAAGGATCGCGTCACTGTAACCGCCATCTGCAATACTTG TTGGTTCCTAGGCAGCATCGCAGCAGCTTGGATCACATTTGGCACGCGTCGAATCCCCAGCACCTGGTCTTGGAGACTTCCTTCACTCCTCCAGATGGCACCTAGCTTGATCCAGTTGTCCACCATCTGGTTCCTGCCTGAATCCCCTCGATGGCTCATGTCCAAGGACCGCGGTGACGAGGCCCTCGCCGCCCTGAAGCAATACCATGGAGACGGTAACGAAACCGAGCTTGTCCGATGTGAATACGAAGAGATCCGCGCTGCAATTGACAACGAGAAGC TCTCCGGAGCAACAACCTGGAAGTCCATGGTCAGCACCAGCGGCAACCGATACCGCATGTTCCTCGTCCTTTGCATGGGCTTCATGAGCCAATGGTCAGGAAATGGCCTCATCGCCTACT ATCTCTCCCGCGTCATGGACACGGTCGGCATCACAAACAAAAACATCCAGGCCCTCGTCAACGGCCTCATCAACGTCTGGAACTTTGCCCTCGCCCTCACAACCGCCTTCTTCGTCGAGCGTGTCGGCCGCCGCCCTCTCTTCCGTGCGTCAACCCTCGGCATGCTCACAGTCTTTACGGCCTGGACGATCGCATCCGCCGAGTTTGACAAGACGGGCGCCAAAGCCGCGGGCATAGCAGTCATGGCTCTCATCTTTGTCTTCCAGATGTTCTACTGCATTGCCTTTTCGCCGCTGCCGGTCGCCTACTCTGTTGAGGTTCTGCCGTATTCGATCCGCGCCAAAGGGATGGCTACATATGTGTTTTCTACAAAGTGCGCTGTCTTTGTGAACCAATACGTCAAC CCgattggccttgacgacattGGCTGGAAGTACTACCTTGTCTAtgttgccatcctcgccgtggAGAGTTTCATCGCCTACGGGTGGTTCCTCGAGACAAAGGGCAAGGCTCTTGAGGAAATTGCCGTTATATTTGATGGTGAGGCTGCGGATGTTCGGGTGACTGACCTTAAGAATGATGGTGTCGTGGAGCAGGATGAGAATGTCGAGCGCAAGGTCTAG
- a CDS encoding Methylmalonate-semialdehyde dehydrogenase produces MRRLISRGSGATRRASQPTVCTRSSLVFSAPTFHATPGSVRQIHATATLSNSPVTLPSSTTNFPTNHDKVNPVDTPYFIDNKFFNSTTNKYIDLHDPATNNLVTRVPEMTNAEMKAAVASAEKAYESWSRTTVLTRQQIMFRFVQLIRENFDRLAASCTIEQGKTLADARGDVLRGIQVAEAAIAAPEFLKGELLEVSKDMETRTYREPLGVVAAICPFNFPAMVPLWCIPIATITGNTIILKPSERDPGAAMILAELIQKAGFPDGVVNVIHGAHRAVDFIIDEPAIKAISFIGGNKAGEYIYTRGSANGKRVQANLGAKNHATILPDANKVHTINSVVGGAFGAAGQRCMALTTLVTVGETKDWLPEIVGQARKLKVDGGFEKGSEVGPVISPESKDRIEKLIASAEEEGAKILLDGRNKGPLDKYPNGNWVSPTIIADVTPEMTCYKQEIFGPVLICLHVDTVDEAIDLINKNEYGNGTAVFTRSGATAEAYRKRIEAGQVGINVPIPVPLPMFSFTGNKKSIAGGGANTFYGRPGVNFYTQQKTVTSFWAANDALSKKSSVAMPTMQ; encoded by the exons ATGCGTCGCCTCATCTCTCGCGGCTCTGGCGCAACTCGCCGTGCTTCTCAACCTACTGTCTGCACCCGCTCATCGCTTGTTTTCTCTGCACCAACATTTCATGCTACACCCGGCTCCGTTCGCCAAATCCACGCCACGGCCACTCTCTCAAACTCACCCGTCACTCTTCCTTCGTCGACCACCAACTTCCCAACCAACCATGACAAGGTCAATCCTGTCGATACTCCCTACTTCATCGACAACAAATTCTTCAActcaaccaccaacaagTACATAGACCTCCATGATCCGGCTACCAACAACCTGGTTACTCGAGTTCCCGAGATGACCAAcgccgagatgaaggctgCGGTCGCCAGTGCCGAGAAAGCATACGAATCGTGGAGCAGGACGACAGTCCTTACCCGTCAACAAATCATGTTCCGATTTGTGCAGCTCATCCGCGAAAACTTTGACCGACTGGCTGCCAGCTGCACAATTGAGCAGGGCAAAACACTAGCTGATGCACGTGGCGATGTGCTCCGTGGTATTCAGGTTGCCGAGGCTGCGATCGCTGCCCCTGAGTTCCTCAAGGGGGAGTTGCTTGAAGTATCCAAGGATATGGAAACCCGCACCTACCGCGAACCACTCGGTGTTGTCGCTGCTATTTGTCCTTTCA ACTTCCCTGCTATGGTGCCTTTATGGTGCATCCCGATCGCGACCATCACAGGCAATACCATAATTTTGAAGCCTTCCGAACGCGACCCTGGCGCTGCAATGATCCTAGCTGAGCTGATCCAAAAAGCCGGCTTTCCTGACGGCGTTGTGAATGTCATCCACGGCGCTCATCGGGCGGTCGACTTCATCATTGACGAACCTGCGATCAAAGCTATTAGCTTCATCGGCGGCAATAAAGCTGGCGAATACATCTATACGCGAGGATCGGCCAACGGCAAGCGAGTCCAGGCAAACCTCGGAGCCAAGAATCATGCAACCATTCTCCCTGACGCCAACAAGGTCCACACCATCAACAGCGTCGTCGGTGGTGCCTTTGGGGCTGCCGGTCAGCGCTGTATGGCTTTGACGACTTTGGTCACGGTCGGTGAAACCAAGGACTGGCTCCCCGAAATTGTGGGCCAGGCTCGAAAGCTCAAGGTCGATGGCGGTTTCGAAAAGGGCTCCGAGGTTGGGCCCGTCATCAGCCCGGAAAGCAAAGATCGGATTGAGAAGTTGATCGCGAGcgctgaagaggagggtgcCAAAATCCTCCTGGATGGCCGCAATAAGGGACCGCTGGACAAGTATCCTAATGGCAACTGGGTCAGCCCAACCATCATTGCCGATGTTACGCCTGAAATGACCTGCTACAAGCAAGAGATTTTCGGTCCCGTTCTCATCTGTCTTCATGTTGATactgttgatgaagccatcgaccTTATCAATAAGAACGAGTACGGCAACGGAACGGCCGTGTTTACGCGATCTGGTGCCACGGCCGAGGCGTATCGCAAGAGAATTGAGGCCGGCCAGGTTGGCATCAACGTCCCGATCCCAGTGCCGCTACCCATGTTCTCTTTCACTGGCAACAAGAAGAGTATCGCAGGAGGTGGTGCAAATACCTTCTATGGCAGGCCAGGCGTCAACTTCTACACCCAGCAGAAGACCGTGACGTCTTTCTGGGCAGCCAACGATGCTCTATCTAAGAAGTCTTCGGTTGCGATGCCCACGATGCAGTGA
- a CDS encoding Zn(2)-C6 fungal-type domain-containing protein, which translates to MSSTSFPTSQYFPPRRRVWQACTNCRARKTRCDAAKPKCSLCVTQNVACVYRDSQQPKIEANTLILLERIQLLEDRIFAAPGFGGGQDDNVTHQPPGAGWQGGGENDAPEMEPQDFQILIPLSHTACANHVFNWPIVRQLLSDIAPTRTSHGNVLSTEATDIFFQRKPDQEPKPFPPESWRISVFGDSFERYRRMLDSYFAEVNVFFPLLSHDEMLDVLHRVSGSEGRDGEGGHSVSPARYCLLLLVLCLGDLAPRKRPFRSPETGEESQDSPAEFPYVQLWQKAQLLMGHISSDLTLEATQCAMLASIYMGARGQVSDSFHWAHATAVKCEALAKRTLIGSKEDDVFSEAFRRLYWVAFIFEGDFVSEISITLPSGIARYEDLVPYPIQGAPRGKSAETTTPRPEPASLDPAEELVAFQISTNAAIRRFLNHVNSVVYDSKDHFRMTRTNYANWLLRTTDDLWSYHSTIYRNLPDVLLSRAEEQQHPGEEASPGTSRRLGNHAWNIVRLQGRYYAGQYIVHRPFIEYVLLNVGHFHTHPCKEAILERCRMCLEGCKGFIGVFDANPVNRITSLFASGMVTFTMVMILRIATFCDVLREILPGDIEETILVGKRNLRKFGVSVGEFGWHLEVLEKLDAACRERMAAR; encoded by the exons ATGAGCTCAACATCATTCCCAACCTCTCAGTACTTCCCCCCCCGCCGCCGTGTCTGGCAGGCCTGCACAAACTGCCGCGCCCGGAAGACGCGGTGCGACGCCGCCAAGCCAAAGTGCAGCCTGTGCGTGACGCAGAACGTAGCCTGCGTGTACAGGGACTCGCAGCAGCCAAAGATCGAGGCCAATACGctgatcctcctcgagaggATACAGCTGCTCGAGGATCGCATCTTTGCAGCGCCAGGGTTTGGCGGCGGGCAAGATGATAATGTGACACATCAGCCGCCTGGAGCAGGGTGGCAGGGCGGTGGTGAGAATGATGCGCCAGAGATGGAGCCGCAGGATTTTCAGATCTTGATCCCGCTGTCGCACACGGCTTGTGCGAATCACGTGTTTAATTGGCCTATTGTGCGGCAGCTGCTCTCGGATATCGCCCCGACGAGGACCTCTCACGGGAATGTTCTTTCGACTGAAGCGACCGACATCTTCTTCCAGCGGAAGCCTGACCAGGAACCGAAGCCGTTTCCTCCGGAGTCGTGGAGAATATCTGTGTTTGGGGATTCCTTCGAGAGGTATCGACGCATGTTGGACTCGTACTTTGCAGAGGTCAATGTGTTCTTCCCTCTCTTGTCGCATGATGAAATGCTGGACGTGCTGCATCGGGTCTCTGGCTCTGAAGGAcgtgatggagaaggcggtCATTCCGTGTCGCCTGCTCGTTACTGTCTTTTGCTGCTTGTGCTTTGCTTGGGTGATTTGGCTCCTCGGAAACGACCGTTCCGATCACCTGAAACTGGGGAGGAAAGCCAGGATTCTCCGGCAGAATTTCCATATGTTCAGCTGTGGCAGAAGGCGCAGCTGTTAATGGGGCACATCTCCTCGGATCTGACGCTCGAGGCGACGCAGTGTGCCATGCTTGCTAG TATATACATGGGAGCAAGAGGTCAAGTGTCGGACTCGTTTCACTGGGCGCATGCTACGGCTGTGAAATGTGAGGCTTTGGCGAAGAG GACTCTTATCGGCTCAAAGGAAGACGACGTCTTTTCCGAAGCATTCCGTCGGCTGTACTGGGTAGCCTTCATCTTCGAGGGTGACTTTGTCTCCGAAATATCCATCACTCTGCCCTCAGGCATTGCCCGCTACGAGGACCTCGTCCCGTACCCCATCCAAGGCGCTCCACGTGGTAAATCTGCCGAGACTACCACCCCCAGACCGGAGCCCGCGTCGCTAGATCCCGCAGAGGAGCTGGTCGCCTTTCAGATCAGCACTAACGCCGCCATCCGGCGGTTCCTCAACCACGTCAACAGCGTCGTCTACGACAGCAAGGACCACTTCCGCATGACGCGGACAAACTACGCCAACTGGCTCCTTCGCACAACCGATGACCTCTGGTCTTACCACAGCACCATATACCGCAACCTCCCAGACGTTCTGCTTAGTCGGgcggaggagcagcagcatccgggggaggaggcatcCCCGGGGACGTCGAGGCGCCTGGGCAACCACGCGTGGAATATTGTCCGGCTTCAGGGGCGGTACTACGCCGGGCAGTACATTGTCCACAGGCCGTTTATCGAGTACGTCCTGCTCAATGTGGGTCACTTTCACACGCACCCGTGCAAGGAGGCCATACTAGAGAGGTGCAGGATGTGCCTTGAGGGGTGCAAGGGCTTTATCGGCGTGTTTGATGCGAATCCTGTTAATAGGATAACGTCTCTGTTTGCAAGCGGCATGGT CACCTTTACGATGGTCATGATACTGCGAATTGCGACGTTTTGCGATGTGTTGAGGGAGATTTTGCCGGGGGATATCGAGGAGACGATTCTGGTGGGGAAGAGGAATCTCAGAAAGTTTGGGGTTAGCGTtggggagtttggctggCATTTGGAGGTGCTGGAAAAGTTGGATGCAGCGTGCAGGGAGAGGATGGCTGCTCGATAG
- a CDS encoding Cellulase domain-containing protein: MATGMLRTSGTSIVDADGKPVLLRGTTLGGWMMMENFINGFPGRECQIRAALLKVLGREKYDFFFDKFLEYFFTEKDGEFLSSLGFNCLRLSFNYHHFEDDMDPFVIKEEGFKHLDRAIEICTKYKIYAILDLHSAPGGQNQDWHSDNPTGYAAFWDHKHFQDRVVHLWEVIANRYKGNPWIAGYNLLNEPADEQWTRLLSFYDRIVPAVRAVDRDHILFLEGNTFSMDFSGFTDVFPNSVYAIHDYCGFGFPNRIGRYQGLKEQDEYIRKMYDRKAAFMKEHGVPVWNGEFGPIYEREEYNPDYKVQNDERFNMLDKQMAIYTAESIAWSIWCYKDINVMGLAYVSPSSPWLKLLSPIIRKKRDLAVDSWAYDDAHLQEGLFVPLHKWFEDNVPAKHSKKYPWQWRMHMHVFRGIRGITMAEYMIPEWAEYFRGKTFDELDELAASWKIENCVQRERLNELLSLYAPMEAMDPRLEGKVIQLEEVKEEAVKAKESVSGVGVFELAPGEKRPAVTVQMVKQAA; encoded by the exons ATGGCTACCGGAATGCTGAGAACGTCAGGCACCAGCATCGTCGATGCAGATGGCAAGcccgtcctcctccgagGC ACCACTCTCGGCggctggatgatgatggagaactTCATCAACGGCTTCCCCGGCCGCGAGTGCCAGATCCGCGCAGCCCTCCTCAAGGTACTCGGCCGCGAAAAGTacgacttcttcttcgacaagTTCCTCGAGTACTTCTTCACAGAAAAGGACGGCGAGTTCCTCTCGTcgctgggcttcaactgCCTCCGCCTATCGTTCAACTACCACCACTTTGAGGACGACATGGATCCCTTtgtcatcaaggaggagggcttcAAGCATCTTGACAGGGCGATTGAGATT TGCACAAAGTACAAGATCTATGCCATATTAGACCTCCACTCAGCGCCCGGCGGCCAGAACCAGGACTGGCACTCTGACAACCCCACCGGCTACGCGGCATTCTGGGACCACAAACACTTCCAGGATAGGGTCGTCCACCTGTGGGAGGTCATTGCCAATCGGTACAAGGGCAATCCCTGGATCGCGGGATACAACCTGTTGAACGAGCCGGCTGACGAGCAGTGGACCCGGCTGCTCTCGTTTTATGATAGGATAGTACCTGCTGTGAGGGCAGTTGACCGTGATCACATCCTGTTTTTGGAGGGAAACACTTTCAGCATGGACTTTTCGGGTTTCACAGACGTGTTTCCGAATTCTGTGTACGCGATCCACGATTACTGTGGTTTCGGGTTCCCCAACAGGATCGGTAGGTATCAGGGCCTGAAGGAGCAGGATGAGTACATCCGGAAGATGTACGATAGAAAGGCGGCCTTTATGAAGGAGCATGGAGTCCCAGTATGGAACG GCGAGTTTGGCCCCATCTACGAGCGGGAGGAGTACAATCCCGACTACAAAGTCCAGAACGACGAGCGGTTCAACATGCTAGACAAGCAGATGGCCATATACACGGCCGAAAGCATCG CATGGAGCATCTGGTGCTACAAGGACATCAACGTCATGGGCCTTGCATACGTCTCCCCCTCGTCCCCGtggctcaagctcctctcCCCCATCATCCGCAAGAAGCGCGACCTCGCCGTCGATTCGTGGGCCTACGACGACGCGCACCTCCAAGAAGGCCTCTTCGTCCCCCTGCACAAGTGGTTCGAGGACAACGTCCCCGCGAAGCACAGCAAGAAGTACCCCTGGCAGTGGCGCATGCACATGCACGTCTTCCGCGGGATACGcggcatcaccatggccgagtaCATGATCCCGGAGTGGGCAGAGTACTTTAGGGGCAAGACGTTTGACGAGCTGGATGAGTTGGCAGCCAGTTGGAAGATTGAGAACTGCGTgcagagggagaggctgAATGAGCTGCTGAGCCTGTATGCGCCGATGGAGGCGATGGATCCTCGCCTGGAGGGAAAGGTCATACAactcgaggaggtcaaggaggaggctgtcaaggcgaAAGAGAGTGTTTCGGGGGTTGGGGTGTTTGAGCTGGCGCcgggggagaagaggccTGCGGTCACGGTGCAGATGGTGAAGCAGGCTGCTTGA
- a CDS encoding ZZ-type domain-containing protein: MRLLNSTTLEIEEFFSDDTPAYAILSHRWLNGEVSLKDMQDGTATTKAGYHKIKRCCDQALKDGLGFAWVDTCCIDKTSSAELTESINSMYRWYQNAAVCYAYLADVETTDPSEDASFGESVWFTRGWTLQELIAPATVEFFNCAWQKIGTKESLKDIISSITNIDAAMLEGADPDDFSIAKRMSWAAKRTTTRSEDRAYSLLGFFKVNMPMLYGEGERAFIRLQEEIMKISDDQSLFAWKSNSSNYRGLLAKSPMDFIDCFNIIPSKSKWNRIPYSLTTKGLSIELPMVPWAMETYLAALDCELENIPNSRVGVYLQLLPERDHGLTRTEFS; the protein is encoded by the exons ATGCGCCTTCTCAACTCGACAACTTTGGAGATCGAAGAGTTCTTCAGCGATGACACTCCAGCATACGCAATTCTCTCGCACAGGTGGCTAAATGGTGAGGTGTCTCTGAAAGACATGCAGGATGGCACAGCTACCACCAAGGCAGGCTACCACAAAATCAAGCGATGCTGCGACCAGGCTCTCAAAGACGGGCTTGGGTTCGCGTGGGTCGATACCTgctgcatcgacaagacCAGTAGTGCGGAGCTGACCGAGTCCATCAATTCAATGTATCGGTGGTATCAAAATGCAGCAGTATGCTACGCGTACTTGGCTGATGTCGAGACGACTGATCCGTCGGAGGATGCGAGCTTCGGAGAGAGCGTGTGGTTCACCCGAGGTTGGACACTGCAGGAGCTCATAGCGCCTGCGACCGTCGAGTTCTTCAATTGCGCCTGGCAGAAAATTGGGACAAAAGAAAGTCTCAAGGATATCATCTCGAGCATAACAAACATCGATGCGGCCATGCTTGAAGGTGCGGATCCCGATGACTTCAGCATCGCGAAGAGGATGTCTTGGGCGGCGAAGCGGACAACGACCAGATCGGAAGACAGGGCTTATAGCCTCCTAGGGTTCTTCAAAGTCAACATGCCCATGTTATATGGTGAAGGCGAACGGGCATTTATCCGGCTTCAAGAAGAGATTATGAAGATCTCGGATGACCAGTCTCTCTTTGCCTGGaagagcaacagcagcaactaTCGCGGGTTGCTAGCGAAATCTCCCATGGATTTTATCGACTGCTTCAACATCATCCCATCCAAGTCCAAATGGAATCGAATTCCATACTCCCTTACAACTAAGGGGTTGTCGATAGAGCTACCCATGGTACCCTGGGCCATGGAGACATATCTTGCTGCGCTTGATTGTGAGCTGGAAAACATTCCCAACAGTCGCGTCGGAGTCTACCTGCAACTTCTCCCAGAAAGAGATCA TGGTCTGACGAGGACCGAGTTCTCGTAA